The nucleotide sequence ATAATCACACCATCGGCTGCCACGAGGGCGTTGATGGTCAGCATCGACAGCGCCGGCGGGCAATCAATCAAAATGTAATCGTAATTCTCACGGATCGGCGCCAACGCATAACGCAGGCGGCTTTCCTTCATTTTCATTTCCAACAGTGAGACTTCGGCAGCGGTTAGATCGCGGTTGGCTGGGAGCAGCTGATAACCGCCATGCTCTGAGTACTGCATGGCGTCGACTAGGTTGCACTCGCCAATCAGCACGTCGTAAATCGAGTGTTCAAGCGCATGCTTATCCACACCGCTGCCCATGGTCGCGTTGCCTTGAGGGTCAAGGTCAATCAGCAATACACGGCGTTTGGTCGCCACCAGCGAAGCGGCCAGGTTGATGCAGGTGGTGGTTTTGCCGACACCGCCTTTCTGGTTAGCGATTGCGAATACCTTAGCCATGCTGCCGTTCTCCCTAAACCGAGCGACGCAGTATCAGCAGATGGCGCTGACCTTGGCAACCAGGAACCTTGAGTACATGGGTGGCGCTGAGATGAAAGTCCGCTGGCAAAGCCTGCAGCTCGTCATTGGGGTGAACACCTTTCATCGCCAGCCACGCTGTGTGCATGTCACCCAGATGACGGGTCCAGTTGCTGAAGTCTTCCAATGAACTGAAAGCCCGTGAGCAAATCCCACTGAATGGCTCAGCCGGGGTGAATTCCTCTACGCGGCTGTGGATAACGTTTAGGTTGGCCAGTTTTAACTCCAGCTTCACCTGAGTCAGGAAG is from Pseudomonas sp. TMP9 and encodes:
- a CDS encoding ParA family protein, whose translation is MAKVFAIANQKGGVGKTTTCINLAASLVATKRRVLLIDLDPQGNATMGSGVDKHALEHSIYDVLIGECNLVDAMQYSEHGGYQLLPANRDLTAAEVSLLEMKMKESRLRYALAPIRENYDYILIDCPPALSMLTINALVAADGVIIPMQCEYYALEGLSDLINSIQRIAEILNPKLKIEGLLRTMYDPRMGLTNDVSAQLKQHFGDKLYDVVIPRNVRLAEAPSYGMPALVYDKQSRGAIAYLAFAGELVRRQRATAHTVTA